A single region of the Pseudalkalibacillus berkeleyi genome encodes:
- the accA gene encoding acetyl-CoA carboxylase carboxyl transferase subunit alpha, giving the protein MVGDLEFERPAKELRAKIAELKSFMDEKGIDLSDEVERLEERLAKVELEVYGNMTPWDRVQVARHPERPTTLDYISILFTDFLELHGDRLYGDDEAIVGGIAKFHGKPVTVIGHQRGKDTKENLRRNFGMPHPEGYRKALRLMKQAEKFNRPVICLLDTKGAYPGMSAEERGQSEAIARNLVEMAGLTVPLICIIIGEGASGGALAIGVGNHVHMLENSWYSVISPEGAAALLWKDAGQAQRAADTMKITAPDLSEMGIIDQMIPEVEGGAHKDVRKQASLIEEVLQQSLSELSKLSSEELVEHRYVKYKKIGKYTFENDSISVK; this is encoded by the coding sequence ATGGTAGGTGATTTAGAGTTTGAACGTCCAGCAAAAGAATTAAGAGCTAAGATTGCTGAACTGAAATCATTTATGGATGAAAAAGGCATCGATTTGAGCGATGAAGTAGAACGTTTAGAAGAGCGTCTAGCAAAGGTTGAACTAGAAGTTTATGGGAATATGACGCCATGGGATCGTGTTCAAGTAGCTCGTCATCCTGAACGACCAACGACACTAGATTATATCTCAATTCTTTTCACCGATTTCCTAGAATTACACGGAGACCGCCTTTATGGGGATGATGAAGCAATCGTTGGGGGTATTGCAAAATTCCACGGAAAGCCTGTTACCGTTATTGGACACCAACGTGGTAAGGATACGAAAGAAAACTTACGACGAAACTTCGGAATGCCTCATCCAGAAGGATACCGTAAAGCATTACGCTTAATGAAACAAGCGGAAAAATTCAATCGACCAGTTATTTGCTTACTCGATACTAAAGGTGCATATCCTGGAATGTCTGCTGAAGAGCGTGGTCAAAGTGAAGCGATCGCTAGAAACCTAGTGGAAATGGCTGGTTTAACGGTTCCGCTTATTTGTATCATCATTGGAGAAGGCGCAAGCGGTGGAGCCCTTGCAATCGGTGTCGGAAACCATGTGCATATGCTTGAAAACTCTTGGTATTCAGTTATTTCTCCAGAGGGTGCAGCTGCTTTACTTTGGAAAGATGCAGGGCAAGCCCAACGTGCTGCTGATACAATGAAAATTACAGCACCTGACTTGAGTGAAATGGGAATTATTGATCAAATGATCCCAGAAGTAGAAGGCGGAGCACATAAGGATGTACGTAAACAGGCTTCACTTATTGAAGAAGTCTTGCAACAATCACTTAGTGAGCTTTCAAAACTGAGCAGTGAAGAGCTTGTAGAGCATCGTTACGTAAAATACAAAAAAATCGGAAAATATACATTTGAAAACGATTCCATTAGCGTTAAATAA